In the genome of Vicia villosa cultivar HV-30 ecotype Madison, WI linkage group LG7, Vvil1.0, whole genome shotgun sequence, one region contains:
- the LOC131616733 gene encoding E3 ubiquitin-protein ligase BIG BROTHER-like isoform X2, with amino-acid sequence MNDGRQMGVHYMDGGGFPYAVNENFVDFFQGINHVPVNYGFPGSMPDQDNVYWSMNMSPYKFGMSGPGSTSYYSSYEVNDHLPRMENNRVEWEYPSEVISEEPASSDSPPRRDGVSMQTIPEECSPNHQESSSSQVIWQDNIDPDNMTYEELLDLGEAVGTQSRGLSQELIDTLPTSKYKFGSLFKRKNSGKRCVICQMTYRRGDQQMKLPCSHVYHGECITKWLSINKKCPVCNTEVFGEESTQ; translated from the exons ATGAATGATGGTAGACAAATGGGGGTGCATTACATGGATGGTGGTGGTTTTCCTTATGCTGTTAATGAGAACTTTGTTGATTTCTTTCAAGGGATTAATCATGTTCCTGTCAATTATGGATTTCCTGGCTCAATGCCTGATCAG GATAACGTCTACTGGTCAATGAACATGAGTCCCTATAAGTTTGGAATGTCTGGCCCTGGAAGTACATCTTATTATAGTTCATATGAGGTAAATGATCATTTGCCAAGAATGGAGAACAACAGGGTCGAGTGGGAATACCCTTCTGAAGTGATCTCTGAGGAACCAGCTTCATCAGATTCTCCGCCTAGAAGAGATGGAGTTAGCATGCAGACTATCCCTGAAGAAT GCAGTCCCAATCATCAAGAGTCCAGTAGTAGCCAG GTCATATGGCAAGACAACATTGATCCTGACAATATGACTTATGAG GAACTACTGGACCTGGGGGAAGCAGTTGGAACTCAAAGCCGAGGTCTTTCCCAAGAACTTATTGATACGCTTCCAACCTCCAAGTACAAATTCGGCAGcttattcaaaagaaaaaattcTGGAAAAcg GTGTGTAATTTGCCAGATGACATACAGAAGAGGTGACCAGCAAATGAAATTGCCATGCAGTCATGTTTATCACGGCGAATGCATTACCAAATGGCTTAGCATTAACAAG AAATGTCCTGTTTGCAACACTGAGGTTTTTGGCGAGGAATCAACACAGTAG
- the LOC131616733 gene encoding E3 ubiquitin-protein ligase BIG BROTHER-like isoform X1: MNDGRQMGVHYMDGGGFPYAVNENFVDFFQGINHVPVNYGFPGSMPDQDNVYWSMNMSPYKFGMSGPGSTSYYSSYEVNDHLPRMENNRVEWEYPSEVISEEPASSDSPPRRDGVSMQTIPEECSPNHQESSSSQVIWQDNIDPDNMTYEVQELLDLGEAVGTQSRGLSQELIDTLPTSKYKFGSLFKRKNSGKRCVICQMTYRRGDQQMKLPCSHVYHGECITKWLSINKKCPVCNTEVFGEESTQ, encoded by the exons ATGAATGATGGTAGACAAATGGGGGTGCATTACATGGATGGTGGTGGTTTTCCTTATGCTGTTAATGAGAACTTTGTTGATTTCTTTCAAGGGATTAATCATGTTCCTGTCAATTATGGATTTCCTGGCTCAATGCCTGATCAG GATAACGTCTACTGGTCAATGAACATGAGTCCCTATAAGTTTGGAATGTCTGGCCCTGGAAGTACATCTTATTATAGTTCATATGAGGTAAATGATCATTTGCCAAGAATGGAGAACAACAGGGTCGAGTGGGAATACCCTTCTGAAGTGATCTCTGAGGAACCAGCTTCATCAGATTCTCCGCCTAGAAGAGATGGAGTTAGCATGCAGACTATCCCTGAAGAAT GCAGTCCCAATCATCAAGAGTCCAGTAGTAGCCAG GTCATATGGCAAGACAACATTGATCCTGACAATATGACTTATGAG GTGCAGGAACTACTGGACCTGGGGGAAGCAGTTGGAACTCAAAGCCGAGGTCTTTCCCAAGAACTTATTGATACGCTTCCAACCTCCAAGTACAAATTCGGCAGcttattcaaaagaaaaaattcTGGAAAAcg GTGTGTAATTTGCCAGATGACATACAGAAGAGGTGACCAGCAAATGAAATTGCCATGCAGTCATGTTTATCACGGCGAATGCATTACCAAATGGCTTAGCATTAACAAG AAATGTCCTGTTTGCAACACTGAGGTTTTTGGCGAGGAATCAACACAGTAG